The nucleotide sequence AGGCCGTATGGCATACCGGAAAAAGCTCGAGACCTGGCCGTTCGATGATGCCGCCTGGAGTCGCATCACCAAGCGTCTGAAAAAACACGCGGCCGCCAAAAAACCACCCCTGCTCGGCCCGTTCCTGGTCCATGACGGTCGAATCGTTGCCTGTCCTTCCAGCATTCGGAAAGGGGTGGGCGACTGGAAGTATCTTCTCACGCGTGACACCGTCGTCGATTGCCGCAAAATGCTTCTCAGTGAATGCCCCGAGCTCGGTAGACAGAACGTCGAGGCGCTTCCGGAAGGGTATGTACAGCTCGATCTCGAACGAAACACATTCGTAATTTCCGCGAGTCGAGAAATCCTTTCCGATCGCGCGCTCATCCGGAAAATCCGCCAGTGCTTCCGAATCCCGCGATTATCTCCAGTCGGGCTGAGGGACTACGGGAAGGAAGCATTATGCCTCACGTGCATGAAAAGCGGAAAAGGGTGGATGGGAACCGGGGTGACGGAGCGGGTCTACGATTTCCCGCTTGATTTGTTGTTCGAGGCGCTCCACACCTGCCCGTCGTATTCCAGTTTCAGAGTTGTCGGCAGAAAGGACGACCTCGTCACGGTGATGCTGTCGAAAGATCTGACGTACACCACGTGCGGCTTCCTCCGGTTCGTGGTATCCGAGCGGGAACGGGCTGACGACGTGCGCCAGATCGTCGATGCCGCCGTCAGGCAGATGAAATCCGATTCGATGAAGCTGTATGTCGGCATCGATGTCAAGCCGTTGAGGCAGGAGGACTGCATCTGCCTCGACGCGGCCTTTTTCTCGATGGAGGTGAATGCCCCGAAACTCGAACAGACGCCGGCCGAAGCCGAGATGCAGATTCTCGCGGCGATCATGGCGGAGTGGAACGGCAACGCCGAGCTTTCCGACATGGCCGTTGCTCTTTTGAAACCCGAACACTTCACCGTTCCGGCTCACCGAGGCATCTTCCGGGCTATCGCCGACTTGAAGACGAGGGAGAAGTACGTTTTCGAAATCCATGTGATCAAGGAAATGAAAAGAACGGGCCGGCTTGCCGAGGCCGGCGGTGAAGCCTTCATCTGGATGATTGTCCGGCAGTTGTCGGATCTTTTTCCGGGGGAAGCCATCAAGAAACTGATCAGGAAACTCTCGGCGTCGACGCAGACGGAATGATCCTTCAAAACATCGAAGAAAGGCGGGTGCGACCCTATGAGCATCTTTCTTCTCGAAGACAATGAATCCCGGATCCACCGGTTCGCGGAACTCGGCCTGGATATCGTCGTCCGGAACGATGCGTTCGATGCCATCGCGTATCTTCACGCGCATCGCGCGGCGATTCGGTTGCTCTCGCTCGATCATGACCTGAAGCCCCACGAGACCCCGTGCGGCAATCTCGGAATCGCCTGCGGTTGTTTCGTCGTCGACTTTTTGAACCTGATGGAGCCGTTCTGCCCGGTGATGATCCACACATCGAACGAGGTGGGCGCGCTCGTCATGAAACACCGCCTCACCGCCCGCGGCTGGAACGTCATCTGGGTGAAGTCCGAGCTCCTTTACCCCGACGACTGGATCCAGACACTTTGGAACGACCGTGCGCGGGAAGCCCTGGGCCTCAAGTAGACGGCAGGAAAGGGGAGGGGAATGAACGAGTACAAGCGCAGGCGCGATGCCTTCATCAGAAAGCATTTCCCCTTTCCCGAGAGTCTCGAACGTGCGATACGATTATCAGCTCCGGCGAGCTTCTCCACTATGCTGTGCGGTGAAGACCCTCTGTTGAAACTCCACCGGATCGATCGCCCGCAGAGAATCACGCGACTCCTGGAAACGATCGGCTATTGTCGCCATTTCAATTGGTCATATACATTCAA is from Candidatus Ozemobacteraceae bacterium and encodes:
- a CDS encoding DnaB-like helicase N-terminal domain-containing protein; amino-acid sequence: MAYRKKLETWPFDDAAWSRITKRLKKHAAAKKPPLLGPFLVHDGRIVACPSSIRKGVGDWKYLLTRDTVVDCRKMLLSECPELGRQNVEALPEGYVQLDLERNTFVISASREILSDRALIRKIRQCFRIPRLSPVGLRDYGKEALCLTCMKSGKGWMGTGVTERVYDFPLDLLFEALHTCPSYSSFRVVGRKDDLVTVMLSKDLTYTTCGFLRFVVSERERADDVRQIVDAAVRQMKSDSMKLYVGIDVKPLRQEDCICLDAAFFSMEVNAPKLEQTPAEAEMQILAAIMAEWNGNAELSDMAVALLKPEHFTVPAHRGIFRAIADLKTREKYVFEIHVIKEMKRTGRLAEAGGEAFIWMIVRQLSDLFPGEAIKKLIRKLSASTQTE